The proteins below come from a single Gossypium raimondii isolate GPD5lz chromosome 2, ASM2569854v1, whole genome shotgun sequence genomic window:
- the LOC105788128 gene encoding LOW QUALITY PROTEIN: protein FATTY ACID EXPORT 4, chloroplastic (The sequence of the model RefSeq protein was modified relative to this genomic sequence to represent the inferred CDS: deleted 1 base in 1 codon) has translation MLATPVIQMPTITAVKAVSLSNPNQHPFLRPHLVGFCLRKPKIPSTTRTALFCCKSQLQDFAPLTSAAYGTLLFSGGLLAFTKSGSKGSLFGGLTGAALMASAYYLMQSTETKAIGDALGFGSAFLFSCVFGIRLAATRKPIPAGPLLGLSICALVVFTSAYLQDRL, from the exons ATGTTGGCAACGCCAGTTATTCAAATGCCCACAATTACTGCAGTTAAGGCGGTTTCCCTCTCAAATCCGAACCAACATCCATTTCTTCGCCCACATTTGGTTGGTTTTTGT TTGAGAAAACCCAAAATCCCTTCCACCACTCGAACAGCCCTTTTTTGCTGCAAATCTCAGCTTCAAGATTTTGCCCCTCTTACTTCCGCTGCCTATGGAACCCTTCTTTTCTCCGGCGGTCTCCTTGCCT TTACTAAATCTGGGAGTAAAGGATCGCTCTTTGGAGGCCTCACTGGAGCTGCTCTTATGGCATCT GCTTATTATCTTATGCAGTCAACAGAGACAAAAGCAATTGGTGATGCCCTTGGTTTTGGGTCTGCCTTCCTTTTCTCCTGtgtatttg GGATACGATTGGCAGCCACTCGGAAACCGATTCCCGCAGGTCCTTTATTAGGTCTTTCTATCTGTGCATTGGTTGTGTTTACCTCAGCTTATTTGCAAGATCGTCTTTGA